From the genome of Triticum aestivum cultivar Chinese Spring chromosome 1A, IWGSC CS RefSeq v2.1, whole genome shotgun sequence:
TAGGAATACGAATAACAAATGAATCTGATAGGTTTGGAAGTGCAAAACATAGCACTATCACAAAAGACATGAAAATATTAGGAATAGTGGCTCTGGTAGAACAAAGAAAAAACTGGCCTTGATCTCATGTTGATGAGGGTTAAAAATAGATTCGAGCAAATATTCAAATACACATGGAACTAAGATATAGGAGGCTAATCCAACGAATTTTGGTGGCACCATTCCTTTGATCCAAATGGTGTTTAAAGGGAAGGAAACCATAAGGATCAATCACATAAATAACCCCCCAAACAATATAAAGAGTAGCTTAAGCTTGTTTGAGCTACATATGCATGCATGTCAATGTTGTGTCCCGTAAGGTAGATGCACTGTTAGGGTTATCGGTACGATCTACCGATCTCGGCAATCCGTTGCAAAATCGGACGGCTAGGAGAGCAAAGGGCCGTGATCATTGATGGAATAAGGAATCAATCAAACCATTACTCCCTTCGTttataaatataagtctttttagtgatttcagtataaactacatatggatgtatatagacctattttagagtgtagattcactcattttgcttcgtatgtagtctatattggaatctctaaaatgacttatCTTTAAGAACGGAAGGAGAATTTCACGATATGGTGTTTTTTTCCCATTGATATGAACCAAATTCGTTTAATATATGCTAACAAATAAGCGGCTCAGCAGTAACCGTTTCCTAGCCACTGCCAACAAAAAATTAAACGTGTGCATGAACTGTGCCCATCCACCAGCCCCACTCACACCTAGAAAGCGTATGAACCGGGCGGCGTCATGAAACCCTCGGATGCTCCAAGACAATGATAGGGACCACCAAGGGTTTGGATACATGTATGTCATTCAACTACCTCACTCCGGCCTCCTAGACACGCCAACCCCACGAGGAATCAGGAAACAAGTGACGAACTACGCAGCACCCACTGGCAAGGCCACGCGGTGCCAGGGTTTTCGAAACCTTTTGGTCCCGGGCCCACATGCCAACCAGCTACAACGCAACCAAGCAGTGCTGGCACTCACCACAACAGTTAGCTAGCAAAAACATCTTCTAGAGAAAAAAAGCAAGAAATTGTATGCACTGAAGCTAGTACTAGCATTGAGATTGCAATACGGATGTATGTGAACGAATGTACTAGCATCAACGAACATACTAACTCGAGTATCAAGAGTAATGCAATTACTAGTACACCACATTACATCTTCCAATTGCTGATGATACCATAGTAACGAAGCACCACTAGTGCTATTATGGAAATGAATATCACGGAGTACAACTCAAAATTAGAAATCACTAAGAAGTCATCACTTGCTGCTTACAACTAGTTTCCTGGTGGGATCCATACATACCAACTCTGACTCTATCTGACCAATTAATCGATGGATTATGTAGCTAACAATGGTAGCACCGAATTGAATGTGAACTGTGATCCGCAAATTCACTTTGCTTGCTTACTGTTGGGTGGAGGCGCTTGTTGAGTTGACAGGGTCAGCGATTGTCCTGCACCCGGTAGGACTCCATGTTGATCTGCGATAACCGCGCGCCGGGAAATAGCAGCTGGGGACAGGAGCGTTTATGGAATTAAAAACGGGTCCCTAGGGAGGAGCGGCAGGGGTTGGAATGTAAGGGGGTCGGGGGAGGGAGCAAAGGAGGCACATGAACTCACATCGATCTGCTTTTGCACTTTGCGGGGCCGACCGCGAGGGCGGTTACGCAGGAGTGCGCCGGTGAGGCTGTAGATGTCTTCCTCAATCTCCTCTGCGGAGAGTGATACGGAGAATTGCGGCTTCTTTATCGCATCTGCGCGGACCGACCGTCGCTCGCGCTCGAAAGTCTGCGGCGACGCACTCGCCGCGGTCGTGGCCACGAGGGATGGCATAGCAAGGCGATGCTGGCGGCCAGGGTGGGCATTCAACAACCATGGAGAAACCGCCTCGGTGACCTCAGGGTACTTGTCAACTGCGGGGTTGCCGGTGCCCGATGCCTCTGCCACCTTGCCAAGGCGAAGTTGTAGCCTCTCCCTGACCTCATATTGCTGATTCGATGAGGATCCCATGTCCGGGGCGATGGTTTCGCCATGACGGTTGATGGGAACGCACCGCAGCTGCCGTTGGCTACCCCAGGGCTTGAGCATTGATGGCAGCGACATCAGCCTTCCTCGTTCGGCACTCGACGGTGTTGGATCTACCTCCACGGCCCCACCACCCGCCTCCCTAGGACCACCTTCCTTGGTGAGATCTGATGGGAAAGTCGCAGGCGGCGGCTCCGTCGAGTTCACCATGACTGGGGGCGATGTCGCGCCCACAATCGCCGCTTTTGCAGCTGCTCTAGATCTGGTTGCGGCGGCAATGAGAGGGGTATGGTGTGATGTGGTGAGGACGAGATCTGAGATACGACGAGGACGAGGTTGGGTTTGCTTGCGGCATTTAAAGCATGGGCTAAATGGAAAATAGATGGATGTGTCATTGATGAATAAGTAACGGGGGGAGGGGGGCGTCTGTACGCTTGAATTTAGGAGAGGGTACAATGAGGTTTCCCCCTATGCTTTATGTCTTTTTTGGGATTTATTTATGAAATGGTGTTTTTTCCTGTTTTATGTGGGCTTTCATGTGTGTACACTCCATTTCTCTATGAATTTCTCCCTCTAGACCATTTTATGGGTCATCCTTTTTAAACTAATAATGTTTCAGTGTACCTTTCTGTTTAGGGAAAAAAGTGCATACAATGCAATGCTGATCTACACATTCACCTTCATGTTGAATGATCCTATAAAAACATAAAAATTACTTTAAAGCTTCATCCGACAACAAATCTAAGGATATATTTTTAATGACGTGTAAGACATGTTTTGGTAGTCAAATTGCCGACCTAAAACCATGCATGTCATACAAAACTGGATATAGTAATCATgctcataagagcatctccaacaaaagGGCAACACCGCCTTTTTGGGCTTTTGGATGCCATAA
Proteins encoded in this window:
- the LOC123084978 gene encoding uncharacterized protein is translated as MVNSTEPPPATFPSDLTKEGGPREAGGGAVEVDPTPSSAERGRLMSLPSMLKPWGSQRQLRCVPINRHGETIAPDMGSSSNQQYEVRERLQLRLGKVAEASGTGNPAVDKYPEVTEAVSPWLLNAHPGRQHRLAMPSLVATTAASASPQTFERERRSVRADAIKKPQFSVSLSAEEIEEDIYSLTGALLRNRPRGRPRKVQKQIDLLFPGARLSQINMESYRVQDNR